In Sebaldella termitidis ATCC 33386, one DNA window encodes the following:
- the cdd gene encoding cytidine deaminase has translation MVNLSEKEILELIDEAVEISKKAYVNYSHFPVGAVLIDENGRKFKGVNVENASFGLSLCAERNAITTAVTDGMKKIKTLVVTGDTDKPISPCGACRQFMLEFADENTVIILSNYNREYKICSMEDLLPYSFKL, from the coding sequence ATGGTAAACTTATCTGAAAAGGAAATACTGGAGCTTATTGATGAAGCTGTAGAGATTTCCAAAAAAGCTTATGTTAATTATTCACATTTTCCTGTAGGAGCAGTTCTTATAGATGAAAACGGAAGAAAATTCAAAGGGGTAAATGTAGAAAATGCCTCATTCGGATTATCACTCTGTGCCGAAAGAAATGCTATTACCACTGCTGTTACAGACGGGATGAAAAAGATAAAAACACTGGTGGTTACAGGAGATACTGATAAACCAATCAGTCCATGCGGAGCATGCAGACAGTTTATGCTGGAATTCGCTGATGAGAATACAGTAATAATATTGTCTAATTATAACAGGGAATATAAAATATGCAGTATGGAAGACCTGCTTCCTTATTCGTTTAAGCTTTAA